The nucleotide window atccaccctttcaatcgcaaacgtaccataaccaaccgttcgttccaccgtttcaacctcaccaatttcaatcgcaaacgtatcaaacccaaccccacgcactcgacccactactagaagacaacaccctcCTTCATCATTTTGCAAAAGCGTGGCATGAACCACGTGACCACAACAAAGTGTTGACGAggacgaggaagaggaagaggaagaagaagcggaggaagaggaagaggaagaagaacaaaATGTTGAGGTTCAAGAAATCGCTCCAATCGGCCGACAACCTTGGACGAGCGAGGAGGAGGTGTCGTTAACGAAGGCGTATTTGCACATCTCGGAGAGTAGGAAACACGGGAACGAGCAACGAAGGGATGCGTTTTGGAGACGGGTTATTAATCATTTTATGAAACTTCCCGGTGCAAATGTCCGAAACATGGACAAAATGACGTCGAAGTGGACGGATTTGAACCGGAAAATTAGCCAGTTCAacgcttgtttcattcaaaaggtatgttttttttattaaaaacagtttataaaaaaaaacagttttttataaaaaaaacagttttttataaaaaaaacagtttttttataaaaaaacagtttattaaaaacagtttataaaaaaaaacagttttttattaaaaaaacagtttattaaaaaaacagtttttataaaaaaaacagtttttatataaataacagtttataaaaaacagtttataaaaaaaacagttttttataaaaaaacagtttttttcataaaaaacagtttataaaaaacagtttattaaaaaaaacagtttttttataaaaaaacagattattaaaaaaacagttttataaaaaaaacagtttttttgtagaaaacagttttttaatattttattttttttgtagagCCGAAACCCACAAAGTGGAGCGAGCGAGGCGACGATCATGCAACAAGCCACCGAAATGTATTGCACAACGTACCATAAGAGAACTTTTCCACACGTGGCGGCATGGGAAGTTGCGAGACATCACCCGAAGTGGGTCCCCGTTGAGTTGGTTGACACGCGTGGTCCTACGGCTCCAAAAAATCGAGGCGGTTCGAAAAGATCAAAGACATCCGATTCGGGGAACTACACGACTTccgcgtcggataacttgccccaAATGAACTTAAACGACGAGCCTCTAGACGAACCCCTTGACGAGCCCGTTGAGGAAGATACACCCACAAGGCCACGACGCAGACGAGGTGGTGATTCGTCAAGCAAAGGGAAGGAGGCGGTGGCGGAGTCGATTTTTAGAATCGAAGAGGAGAAAATGACCCAATACAAGATGGCCgaacaaagaaaagaaacaatGATGACCCTAAAAGTTGAACGGGAGCAGGCGTACAAGGAACACTTGAAAACGATCgaaagacaaaatgatttaaaaatcttgtgtgaAAAACACGCCCATCTCGACGAACCGTTCAAGTCAATTGTCATCGAACAAAAGCGCGCGATTTGCGCAAAGTGGGGTTGGGAGATGCCATcggtttagttgttttttttatttggttatgtaattttttttaaagtttaatgaaatttataatttagtgttttatttttattttctaattttaaaatgaaaattaaaaaaaatgagagggatagaatccatcactagtgattccacccatagtccatttctatcactagtgatagaaatatGGTTGATGACATGTCATGATTTGATTGGAGagtgggagtgatagaatccatcactagtgattccacccctagtccccttacaattagaagcctttgtagaataacttgacccctatctatatatatatatatatatatatatatatatatatatatatatattttaggccCATCTTTATTTCCTTAGTTTCATCCCCTTTGCCCCATCCTCACACCCATCCTACGTGGCGCTTACGTGGCGGGTCATCCTCCAAAGATGATTCTCaaccataccgcatagccttaGTAAAAATTTCCTTTAATATACCAACGGATCGCTACCAAATTATAGTTACTTTTCTAATACATCGGACAAGGGACCCATTGCTAATTTGTCAGTTAGTATTGTAACCGCAAACAGTCATGTCCATAATGTTCTAGTCTGTGATCTTGGTAAAGTACCGCTGCTAAACATGGTTTATCGGTTTTAGTCTTAAACATGTGATATCTTATATAAAGTAGGATTTATGTTTAACTTACCATTATTCAAATAATGTAATATTGTAAACATATTTGACACTATCTAATATATTAGAAGAAAATTTATCTGTACAAACTGTACATGTTTTGACCCGCTACTCAACCCACCTATTTTCCCACCCGTACGGCTTACTGAATGTTTTCCGACTGCCTATTGGTTTATGCAGAAGATAGAATCTACAACTAACTACGATGGGACAGAGTGTTGATATTTTGAAGGATGTCCAAGGGCGTTTTGGGGACATGTTAACCAAATGAAAAAAACATAATTATCATCTttcaggcatttcatcaaacacttttAAGAATTTGTCCTTCGTTGGCTTGTAACTCCTCTGCTGCATTGTTTATTGCTTACTTTTGGTTTAGTTATTACTAAAATTAATATTACGTCCTCTTTTTTAAATGTTTGCATAGAAAATCTAACAAGTTGAGTTTTTTAATTCATGGTGGAGGAACGAACGGTTTAAGGTATAAAATCGCAGCTGAACTGAAATGTTCGTTTTAGCAGTCTTAAACACAAAAGCGAATAAGTATGTGGTTCAGTTAAACCCGACATTTCATCCAGATTTGAGGTGTTTGACAATTTAGTTTGTTAGTGAATTTGTTGCTTAGGGCACTAATGCACTAATTCAATGGTATGTAATGAAGCAGTTTTTCTTACTTATACTGTAGCTAGGGTTGATTGATCCTTGTTAAGCTTGACAAAATGGACCGGTCAGGTGCGAGTGAAAATGAGCTTGGTTCAAAACGAGTTGTAAAAAGTATCACTTTGCTTGAGGGTAAACCTGTCCGGACTATAGCTAGCTTGGGTTGAATGGAGTCGTTTCAGAAAGCAAAAAAGTATCAAAATAAGTTCACAAGCGGCTAGTGGCGATGAGTATTAGAGTCAGCGGTAAAGAAGTCGGCAACGATGATGCGTATGGTGGTGGTGATCACAACAGTGGTTTTGGAAGCGACAGTGTCATCGGTGGGGGCGGCGGCAGCAACGATGGTGGTTGTCGGCATTGGTATCGTTGTCGATGAAAGTGATTGTGGTGGCGGTAGCGAGTGGTGACAAAAAATGATCTTAGGTGTTGGTTGCCTGTCTCAGTCTATTTTAAGTTGGCAAGTGTTTTATGAGTTGCATATTAGTGATATTAAAATTGTactaaaagtttttttttctttctgtgTTTGCATAATACTTGTTTAAGCATACCAactttgcatagaactttgcacACATGTAGATCTAATAAACTAGTAAAATTCTCAGCGTTGCACGGCAAGAATTCGGTTAGTATGGTTTCGCTTCTTTACGGTTGGTatgcttaacggagttaagttttttttcgaattacaaaccgatgttttagggcttttgatcagatcTAGGATacaagtcgattgatgtaaaatttacctcgaaatactgccctaacccacgaaaacggtgtttcaattcgggtgtttaaacttacaattaacaaaaataaagtcatttcgagcacaatttcgaggtaagttttacatcaatcgactcgtatcctcgttctggtcaaaagccctaaaacatcggtttgtaattcggaaaaaaaaacttaaccccGTTAAACTATTTTAACGGcgaactattttacaaaaaaaaatgaccAGTTtagattattattggccaataattaattcgggattattatcggccaaattgagttagATGGAATTGTTTATTTTCAATTGGCCTTTCTTTTACGATAAAAATGTAAATAAGATAATAAATTCGGAAATTTTGAAACGAGAAAGTCAAAGCGACATAGTGTCCCTAAATTAAAGTGACATAGTGGAAAGTCCTTGAATAAAAAGACTCGCAAAATGTAGGAATAGGAGGTGAAATTGaaaatgacttttttttttttttattatcattACGAATGTTTAAAAAACCCTTGGGCTCCAGACTCACATTTTTGTAGtaaaatcaaaatcaaacaaaataaCCCCAGAGAAGCAATCACAAAGATCGTCAAGCAAGAAATCATCGTTCGAGTTGGTTCCGGTTTAGGAACTCTGTATCGATTTCGAGGTAAATCTCCATTTCAGGTTGAAATCATTGTTGTATTACATATCAGAACTGGATTATGAGTTGATTTGCTCTTCATATTTCAAGTTTAGGGTTTATAAACTTATGTTAGGTCGTTTTAACTATGTTTATACTGATAAATCATTTGAAATGTGTTTATTCTGTGAACAGAATCAAGCCAAACTACTATCATTTAGACTTTAAGTTGAAATTATCACTGTTTATTTTTGTAGTTTAGGGTTTATAATATTGACCATAATCAAAGCCGTAAATCATTTGAAATGTGTTTATCGGTGTAATTATTCCAACAGAATCGAACCAACGTATGTTAAATAATGCAAGTAGGAACTCATTGAGACGTAGAACACTAATTAACAATTGGAACACTAATggcaacaataagaagaaagagtAATGCTAGAACTAAGAAGAGAAGTACTGATAGCGGGAATGttggtgatatatcggtcaatatggccgataatatcggtaccggtattttgcACCGATATCTCCCAGGGGACTGATAACTGATAAATCACCGATATATCGGTGGTGATATATCGGTGATATGAACTGCATAGTTTATAATAAAATTTCATAATAGTCCCTGGAATGTTGAAATTTTGCTAAAGGATTCCATATATTTCAAAAACTAAACTTTACTTCTTGGAACTTTAGTTTCCTGTTTTTGGATAAATTGCCCATAGGGAAAAAATTTTGTTTTGTGtggacacacacacacacacatatatatatttacaacTGCATAACACGTGTTATTGATTTATCGTGATACCGTAGAGTAAGTTATTAGTGATAAGTTGTATTCAAATGGTATGTTTATGTTCCATCATGATATTTCTTTCTTGGCTCGGGAAGAGAGTGTTTGTTACAGTAAGTGTTTTTATTTCCATTGAGTGGGTTATTTGTtgctaaatattttatttttaccaGTTTATTAACAGGTGATCACAAGTAAGAATGTTCATCTGACATTCAACTCTTTGGCTAGTGGTTAACAACGGAGACGAATACTTCAGGAATGATTAATCTAAATGGTTCTAATTATCAGCTGTGGAAAACTAGGATGGAGGATCTTCTTTACGTTAACGGGTTTCATGAACCAATTGTTTGTTCTGAAAGACCTCAAGACAAAACGAATGAAGAATGGAATTTGTTGCACCGTCGGGTTTGTGCGTATATTAGACAATGGGTTGATGACCGTCTGTTAAATCACGTTAGTGGAGAAATAGATGCACATATCTTGTGGAATAAACTTGGACAGATGTGTGCTCAAAAAACATGTCATAGTAAGTTGTTTCTGATCAAACAACTGATGGGTCTGAGGTACCATGATGGAACTGCAATGTCAGATCACTTGAATACCTTTCAAGGAATTATTAACCGGCTTTCTGAAACGGGTATTAAAATTGATGAAGAGGTTCAAGGATTGTGGCTTCTTGGTACTCTACCAGATTCATGGGATGTGCTTAGAACTCCATCGTTAAACTCGACGCCCAATGGTATTATTTCAGTGGAGTTGGTTAAAAATAGTGTGTTGAATGAGGAGATGAGAAGGAAGTCACAAGGATCCACTTCAAATACTTCAACCGTTGCAGCGGCACATCAATATACCGTTATAAAGGTTACAACTTACAATGACTGGTTTAAAAAATACTTaggagtaaacttccgttttgctccctgtggtttggtcactttaacggttttgctctaaacctttaaaaatagccattttactcactgatgtttcggtttttttgccagtttgctccccgcctctaactccattcaaattgtttgtttttccattttgctccccgcagggagcaaactggcaacaaaaccaaaacatcagggagtaaaatggctatttttaaaggtttgggtcaaaaccgttaaagtgaccaaaccacagggagcaaaacggaagtttacacAAATACTTAAATCTTTATACATCATTTTCTCCTTACCTGATGCATTAATGTGAGTAGGTTGCTCGTGATAAGGATCTTCATGAACAAATAGGGAAAAGTATTTTTTTTGATTTAGTGGATCATGATAAACTTTTTAGTTTCCGTATTCAAAAGCACATCCCATTTGCCCATTTCAAGGTATTATCACTACTTACTGACCCACTTTATAATTATACTTTTATATTAAAATGAAACTTATTCTAGTGACATTCGAATGCTTTTTTTTCAGGAGGAAGTCGCTACAAAATTTGGGATGCCTGTACAATATCAACGTTTTTGGCATTGGACGAACCGCAAAAATCTAACTTACCGCCCTTATAAACCTTTGACTCCACAAGAAGAAGCTCAACCTGTATGCATTTTAGCATTTATGATTATTTTTAACTTTAATGATATTCTTGTGATGTGCATTCTTGGTGCAATGTGGGGTGGGTTGGATTGTTGGAAATTCTATGCTGAAAGTCAAAGACTATTTAAACAAAAAAGGGAAGTGGGAAATCAATCTTAGAATGGACGTAACTAAGTATGTAACTAGCTAGTAACCACTACTTTTGTGTTTATAAAGGCTAATTACGTAAAAAGGTAACCAAAATAGATTTCATTATATTTTGGGTAACACACTTTTGTAGCGCACAACCGCACACACACAAAAAAAGATTAGTAACTTTCAAAGTACTATA belongs to Helianthus annuus cultivar XRQ/B chromosome 5, HanXRQr2.0-SUNRISE, whole genome shotgun sequence and includes:
- the LOC110940945 gene encoding ubiquitin carboxyl-terminal hydrolase 13 isoform X1; protein product: MINLNGSNYQLWKTRMEDLLYVNGFHEPIVCSERPQDKTNEEWNLLHRRVCAYIRQWVDDRLLNHVSGEIDAHILWNKLGQMCAQKTCHSKLFLIKQLMGLRYHDGTAMSDHLNTFQGIINRLSETGIKIDEEVQGLWLLGTLPDSWDVLRTPSLNSTPNGIISVELVKNSVLNEEMRRKSQGSTSNTSTVAAAHQYTVIKVARDKDLHEQIGKSIFFDLVDHDKLFSFRIQKHIPFAHFKEEVATKFGMPVQYQRFWHWTNRKNLTYRPYKPLTPQEEAQPVGQLCGPGVSNKKAKYAELKLFLEVEIGQDSWPVPPPAKTKNEILLFFKLYDPRKEELRYVGRLWVNSKGRPKEILAKLNELAGFAPGQEIELFEEIQFEPYVMCERVDKELTFRRSMKHAQAGTKTYRYPDVPSFLKHVHDHQN
- the LOC110940945 gene encoding ubiquitin carboxyl-terminal hydrolase 13 isoform X2, with translation MINLNGSNYQLWKTRMEDLLYVNGFHEPIVCSERPQDKTNEEWNLLHRRVCAYIRQWVDDRLLNHVSGEIDAHILWNKLGQMCAQKTCHSKLFLIKQLMGLRYHDGTAMSDHLNTFQGIINRLSETGIKIDEEVQGLWLLGTLPDSWDVLRTPSLNSTPNGIISVELVKNSVLNEEMRRKSQGSTSNTSTVAAAHQYTVIKVARDKDLHEQIGKSIFFDLVDHDKLFSFRIQKHIPFAHFKEEVATKFGMPVQYQRFWHWTNRKNLTYRPYKPLTPQEEAQPVGQLCGPGVSNKKAKYAELKLFLEVEIGQDSWPVPPPAKTKNEILLFFKLYDPRKEELRYVGRLWVNSKGRPKEILAKLNELAGFAPGQEIELFEEIQFEPYVMCERVDKELTFRRSMIENGDIICFQKHAQAGTKTYRYPDVPSFLKHVHDHQN